A section of the Falco rusticolus isolate bFalRus1 chromosome Z, bFalRus1.pri, whole genome shotgun sequence genome encodes:
- the LOC119141287 gene encoding S-methyl-5'-thioadenosine phosphorylase isoform X3: MLKNILAPFPGKEFCLFLFCHLLFGTEAACSGGGSPKSPAKVRWPAVAVEPRLLPASWTTKRHCTLYDGQHSTLSGVCHIPMAEPFCTKTREVLIETAKKLGLQCHSKGTMITIEGPRFSSRAESLMFRSWGADVINMTTVPEVILAKEAGMSYASIAMATDYDCWKEHEEAVSVDKVLKTLKGNANKATSILLTAIPQIGSMEWTDTLHTLKTTVQCSVILPKQ; this comes from the exons ATGCTTAAGAACATACTCGCCCCTTTCCCAGGGAAAgaattctgtcttttcctgttcTGCCATCTGCTGTTTGGCACAGAGGCAGCGTGTTCTGGTGGGGGTTCTCCGAAGAGCCCTGCAAAGGTCAGATGGCCAGCAGTAGCTGTGGAGCCCCGGCTTTTACCTGCTTCTTG gaCAACTAAAAGACACTGTACTTTATACGATGGGCAGCATTCCACTCTTTCAGGAGTATGTCATATTCCAATGGCAGAGCCGTTCTGCACCAAAACCAGAGAG GTTCTTATTGAGACTGCCAAGAAGCTGGGGCTCCAGTGTCATTCCAAGGGGACAATGATCACAATCGAAGGCCCACGTTTCAGTTCTCGAGCAGAAAGCTTGATGTTTCGCAGCTGGGGAGCTGATGTTATCAACATGACCACAGTGCCTGAAGTGATTCTTGCGAAAGAAGCTGGAATGAGTTATGCTAGTATTGCCATGGCAACAGATTACGACTGCTGGAAGGAACATGAAGAAGCA GTTTCAGTGGATAAAGTTTTAAAGACGCTGAAAGGGAATGCAAATAAGGCTACTAGTATACTCCTTACTGCTATACCTCAGATAGGTTCCATGGAATGGACTGACACCCTGCACACCCTGAAA ACGACAGTGCAGTGTTCGGTCATCCTGCCAAAGCAGTAA